The Plasmodium gaboni strain SY75 chromosome 9, whole genome shotgun sequence DNA segment cttttgtttttatatttttataaaatataatatcatgcttatttattttatttaattttatattggaataatttaaaatattatttatgtttcTTAAGCATAAAGGTTTGTAATAGgaaactttttttttataaaataaaaaaatattattttttgttatatttattttgaacATATTAAgttttttaatattttttatatcttctaTATCGTTcatatcttttatatttctatcTACATTTTGTGTGTCTATATCTTTGTCCTCATTTAATGAACActttatatctttttcattcaaaaaaaaaaaattacaacTGTTATAAAGCTGatcatttcttttatatttataatatttataatatttatattttcttttcacTTTATTAGGTTTTTCCTTTTGTTTGTCAGTTCTCATAATATAATCTTGATCAATGTAAGAGTCTTggttatatatttttttttttctcataCATTTTTCTGTTATTATTgtatttttctttttatgGTGTAAAATTGTTAAGCTTAGAAGCTCGTCAGTGGAACATTCTTAAACaatcaaaaaattaaataaaaataaaaataaaaataaataaatatatatatatatatatatatatatatatatatatatatatacatatacatatatataatatataatatatataatatatttattgcattacaaaatataataaaataatttattctttttattttaccAGATGTTGTTGATGAAAAAAAACTACAAGACGTTCCACTATCGTTCGTTGAGAAATATGATAACTCATTGTATGTGTCATAtgttaatttattattattattatgataatcttttgtatcattatattttttttctttaatcatatttttcGATTGTATGGCATTATCCTTCTCTATGTAGTTTGTTGGGCACGTGGTAACATATCCtcttaaaaaattaaaatataaatatatatataaatatatatatatgtgcatacataatatatatattatatatattatatatattatatatattatttttatttttttttttattttttttatttttattttattttttattttttttttttgtacGGGTTACGATATGACACTATGATATACAGGAGGAAGGAACACAGataaacaaaaagaaaaaacgAAAAACTCGAAAAAACaaaaggaaatatatttttcaaatgAATACATGTAAAAAGAAGTGAAATTTTGAGGAAGAATACCACATATGgcaatatatttatcattatttcAACAGCgaaagaaataatatatatatatataaatacatatatatatttatatttatatttatatatatattcacTTGGGATAATAATccataataaaaaaaatattaaatatataaaaaccTTTTGTTACGgatttatcatattatcattttattatatttattttactatatattgaatgtctatttttttaaaaagtaCTATTAAATTCAAAGCgtgaataattttttacGCTTTAAAggtataaataaataaataaataaatatataaatatataaatatataaatatttatttatatatatacaaatattgcataaacatatattataaacatgttgcatatatgtataacacataaaaaaaaataaaataaataataaataaataaataaaatatataaaatatatatatatttttatttatttacttgaaaaaaaaattaggatgcctttttaaaaaaattctgTTCTAATTTTTCCACTCCATTTTTGACTGGTTCACTTTCTTCAAATTCAATGCTTTTAGATTTTTTCTCATTCtttgttataataaatctaaaaaaaaaaaaaaaaaaagaaacacatatatatatatatatatatatatataatatacatatgatTACATTTTACAAACTTTATGGCTACATG contains these protein-coding regions:
- a CDS encoding putative palmitoyltransferase (part of same gene as PGSY75_0932500B~gap found within coding sequence); translation: MINILPYVVFFLKISLLFTCIHLKNIFPFVFSSFSFFLFVYLCSFLLYIIVSYRNPGYVTTCPTNYIEKDNAIQSKNMIKEKKYNDTKDYHNNNNKLTYDTYNELSYFSTNDSGTSCSFFSSTTSECSTDELLSLTILHHKKKNTIITEKCMRKKKIYNQDSYIDQDYIMRTDKQKEKPNKVKRKYKYYKYYKYKRNDQLYNSCNFFFLNEKDIKCSLNEDKDIDTQNVDRNIKDMNDIEDIKNIKKLNMFKINITKNNIFLFYKKKVSYYKPLCLRNINNILNYSNIKLNKINKHDIIFYKNIKTKENNKNNHIFYLYRNKLYQYNIPLPYCEICQVYQ